A part of bacterium genomic DNA contains:
- a CDS encoding sugar ABC transporter permease: MIHSGIRGKLSRALENPNVLGFLFVAPAELILLIFLAYPFILGLWLGFTDTVVGREGSFVGLENYQELLDDPAFWLTVFNTFLYTVVAVLLKAILGIGLAVVLNRDFKAKGLVRAIVLLPWIVPTALSAICFWWLYDSTFSGISWVLMRLGLIENMINFLGDPWNARFSLIAANVWRGIPFFTIGLLAGLQTISPELYEAADLDGASSWAKFRKITLPLITPLLAVVTAFSTIWTFADFQLIWIITKGGPAGATHVFGTLSFQRAMAGGHFGEGAAISNFMLPILVVCVLISFKYLRRED; the protein is encoded by the coding sequence GTGATCCACTCAGGCATCAGAGGGAAGCTTTCCAGGGCTCTAGAGAATCCTAATGTTCTGGGTTTTTTGTTCGTGGCCCCGGCAGAGCTCATCCTTCTGATCTTTCTGGCGTATCCTTTTATCCTGGGGCTTTGGTTGGGTTTCACGGATACGGTCGTGGGCCGGGAAGGCTCCTTTGTGGGGCTGGAGAACTACCAAGAGTTGCTAGATGACCCGGCCTTTTGGCTCACGGTTTTCAACACCTTTCTTTACACCGTGGTGGCAGTGCTTCTAAAGGCCATCCTGGGCATAGGACTGGCAGTGGTTTTGAACAGGGATTTCAAGGCCAAGGGCCTGGTTAGAGCCATAGTTCTGTTGCCTTGGATAGTGCCCACAGCCTTGAGCGCCATTTGTTTCTGGTGGCTCTATGATTCCACCTTTAGCGGTATTTCTTGGGTGCTCATGAGGCTCGGGCTCATAGAGAACATGATCAACTTCCTGGGTGATCCCTGGAATGCCAGGTTCTCCTTGATCGCAGCCAATGTTTGGAGGGGCATACCATTTTTCACCATAGGGCTTTTGGCAGGGCTTCAAACCATAAGCCCGGAGCTGTACGAGGCCGCGGATCTGGATGGGGCCAGTTCCTGGGCCAAGTTCCGCAAGATCACTCTTCCCCTCATAACACCTTTGCTGGCTGTGGTCACAGCTTTTTCCACCATATGGACCTTTGCAGACTTTCAGTTGATCTGGATCATCACCAAGGGAGGGCCAGCCGGGGCCACTCACGTTTTCGGGACACTCTCCTTTCAGAGGGCCATGGCAGGGGGACATTTCGGAGAGGGGGCAGCCATTTCCAATTTTATGCTGCCCATACTGGTGGTGTGCGTGCTCATTAGCTTCAAGTACCTCAGAAGGGAGGATTGA
- a CDS encoding dihydrodipicolinate synthase family protein, whose translation MFRPQGVYVAMMTPFAKDGHVQEDTLRSLVDFLISKKVHGLFPVSSVGESVHLTLEERLRVMKIVVQEAAGRVPVTPGVGTSRPAHSIELARQAAAMGCTAVVVAPPYFYRISEGMLESYFLEIAQNSPVPVILYNIPLFTQPISPQIVGRLSLLENVVGLKESSGSMVDLVHFMDEVRQQGGEISFLSGREDIFFPSLAVGASGCMTATACVLPEAMVAIYQAWDKGDWALARSLQMQLVSFIRACFSVPFPSGFKLAMECRGFPMGPPLQPLSSQEAAQLEVARARIGQLIEAVLQKLKGPDS comes from the coding sequence ATGTTTCGACCCCAGGGCGTGTACGTGGCCATGATGACCCCTTTTGCAAAGGACGGTCATGTGCAAGAGGATACTCTCAGAAGTCTGGTGGATTTTTTGATCAGCAAGAAGGTTCACGGCCTCTTTCCAGTGAGTTCTGTGGGAGAAAGTGTGCACCTCACCCTGGAGGAGCGCCTGAGGGTCATGAAAATAGTGGTACAAGAAGCTGCCGGGAGAGTCCCTGTTACCCCGGGGGTGGGCACCTCCCGTCCTGCTCATTCCATAGAACTGGCAAGACAGGCTGCAGCTATGGGATGCACGGCGGTGGTGGTCGCCCCTCCATATTTTTATCGCATATCAGAGGGCATGCTGGAGAGCTATTTCCTAGAAATCGCTCAAAACAGCCCTGTTCCTGTGATCCTGTACAACATCCCGCTCTTCACCCAACCCATAAGCCCTCAGATAGTTGGCCGTCTATCCCTGTTGGAAAATGTGGTGGGCCTCAAGGAAAGCAGCGGGAGCATGGTGGATCTGGTTCACTTCATGGACGAGGTCAGGCAGCAAGGAGGGGAGATCTCATTTCTTTCAGGCCGTGAGGATATATTCTTCCCTTCCCTGGCCGTGGGAGCCAGCGGCTGTATGACCGCCACTGCATGTGTGCTTCCAGAGGCCATGGTGGCCATTTACCAGGCGTGGGACAAAGGTGACTGGGCCCTGGCAAGAAGCCTTCAAATGCAGCTGGTCTCATTTATCAGGGCCTGCTTCTCGGTGCCCTTTCCCAGTGGCTTCAAACTGGCCATGGAGTGTAGGGGGTTTCCCATGGGGCCACCCCTACAACCCCTCTCCAGCCAGGAGGCTGCCCAGCTGGAAGTTGCCAGGGCCCGCATTGGCCAACTCATAGAGGCCGTCTTGCAGAAGCTCAAGGGCCCTGACTCCTGA
- a CDS encoding ABC transporter substrate-binding protein, producing the protein MERDDAKLSRRDFIKATGAGVAGAAVLGGALGPLAGKVMAQVSPPKLSVEKGAELKVLRWSPFVGSDKEMWEKNTAKWEQLTGCKVTTEYLSWEDVRPKAAMEASVGAGHDIVLGWHDDPFLYPDKLLDVTDVADYLGKKYGGWEDVCVKYGVNPKTGKWIDIPMGGPGQAICYRKSWVNEVGYDVMPVQMEKFIDCCKKLKAKGHPVGFALGHAVGDGNNWAHGFLWAFGGKTVNKDGSPAINSKETRMALDAMKDLYDNAMIPGCASWLDPHNNKAFLAEEISVTNNGISIYYAAKEKLPKVAEDTYHQHPPQGPVGKPTELHLMDPAFIFKHTRFPNAAKHYLMFMLEAEQCGPWINAMRGYVTPSLKAYRDLPVWTEDPKHTVYRDCMKNMLWNGYEGPIGPASAAVMAEYVVVDLFANYCARGMSADKAIDIAEKAIVKAYKVKTKKKG; encoded by the coding sequence ATGGAAAGAGATGACGCAAAGCTCTCCAGAAGGGACTTTATAAAGGCAACAGGAGCTGGAGTCGCCGGTGCGGCGGTTCTGGGCGGAGCTTTGGGCCCCCTTGCGGGAAAGGTGATGGCTCAGGTTTCCCCACCCAAACTCTCTGTGGAAAAAGGGGCTGAGCTCAAGGTGCTCAGATGGAGCCCCTTTGTGGGCTCTGACAAGGAGATGTGGGAGAAAAACACCGCCAAATGGGAACAGCTTACGGGCTGCAAGGTCACCACAGAGTACCTTTCCTGGGAGGATGTGAGGCCTAAGGCGGCCATGGAAGCCTCGGTGGGTGCTGGTCATGATATAGTGCTGGGCTGGCATGACGATCCCTTCCTGTATCCCGATAAGCTCCTGGATGTGACGGATGTGGCAGATTATCTGGGCAAAAAATACGGTGGGTGGGAGGATGTTTGTGTCAAGTATGGTGTAAATCCCAAGACAGGAAAGTGGATAGACATCCCCATGGGTGGACCAGGGCAGGCCATCTGCTATAGAAAGAGCTGGGTCAATGAAGTGGGCTACGATGTGATGCCGGTGCAGATGGAGAAGTTCATTGATTGCTGTAAGAAACTCAAGGCCAAGGGGCATCCCGTAGGATTCGCCCTGGGCCACGCCGTGGGGGATGGGAACAACTGGGCCCACGGCTTTCTCTGGGCCTTTGGTGGCAAGACCGTGAACAAGGATGGCTCTCCTGCCATCAACAGCAAAGAGACCCGCATGGCATTGGATGCCATGAAGGATCTTTATGACAATGCCATGATCCCAGGTTGCGCCTCCTGGCTGGATCCTCACAACAACAAGGCCTTCCTGGCAGAGGAGATTTCGGTCACCAACAACGGTATTAGCATTTATTATGCTGCCAAGGAGAAGCTCCCAAAGGTTGCCGAGGACACCTATCACCAGCATCCACCACAGGGGCCTGTGGGGAAGCCCACGGAACTGCACCTCATGGATCCGGCCTTTATATTCAAACACACCCGTTTTCCCAATGCAGCCAAGCATTACCTCATGTTCATGCTGGAGGCCGAGCAGTGCGGGCCATGGATAAACGCCATGAGAGGCTATGTGACGCCTTCTCTTAAGGCCTACAGAGATTTGCCGGTATGGACAGAAGACCCAAAACACACGGTTTACAGAGATTGCATGAAAAACATGCTTTGGAATGGTTACGAAGGTCCCATCGGGCCGGCCTCGGCAGCGGTCATGGCCGAATACGTGGTTGTGGACCTGTTCGCCAATTACTGCGCCAGAGGCATGTCTGCTGACAAAGCCATAGACATAGCCGAAAAGGCAATAGTCAAGGCTTACAAGGTGAAGACCAAGAAGAAGGGTTGA
- a CDS encoding carbohydrate ABC transporter permease, translating into MVGERARSKALKFYIPLALYLFFLLFPFYWMVNTVFKSDKEMYNLELNPFYIHSPTLDNIVHLFTKTIFLKWMANTFFVAILSTLIALGASLLAAYAIQRLRFRTSQPTGVGIFLSYLIPQTILFIPLAHVIFQLKLWDSLWSLVLTYPTFLIPFCTWLLMGYFKSIPKEMEECAMIDGASRVRIFRTIILPLCLPGILSAAIFCFTLSWNEYIYALAFISETSSKTVPIGLVTELVRGDVYHWGPLMAGALCASVPVALVYSFFVEHYVAGMTGALKE; encoded by the coding sequence ATGGTTGGGGAGAGGGCCAGATCCAAGGCGCTGAAGTTCTACATTCCTCTGGCGCTCTACCTCTTCTTCCTGCTCTTCCCCTTCTACTGGATGGTCAACACTGTCTTCAAGTCTGACAAGGAAATGTACAACTTGGAGCTGAATCCCTTTTACATCCACAGTCCTACTCTGGACAACATAGTCCACCTCTTCACCAAGACCATCTTTCTCAAGTGGATGGCCAACACCTTCTTTGTGGCCATACTGTCCACCCTGATAGCCCTAGGGGCCAGCCTTCTTGCCGCTTATGCCATCCAAAGACTACGTTTCAGAACATCCCAGCCAACGGGTGTGGGCATATTCTTGAGCTATCTCATACCTCAGACCATTCTCTTCATCCCCCTAGCCCACGTGATCTTCCAACTGAAGCTGTGGGATTCCCTTTGGTCTCTGGTTCTGACCTATCCCACCTTTCTGATTCCTTTCTGCACATGGCTCTTGATGGGCTATTTCAAGTCCATTCCCAAGGAGATGGAAGAGTGCGCCATGATAGACGGTGCCAGCCGGGTGCGTATATTCAGGACCATCATCCTTCCCCTGTGTCTGCCCGGCATCCTTTCGGCCGCAATCTTTTGCTTTACTCTGTCATGGAATGAATACATATATGCCCTGGCTTTCATATCTGAGACCTCTAGCAAGACCGTGCCCATAGGACTGGTGACAGAGCTGGTTCGCGGTGATGTTTATCATTGGGGGCCGCTCATGGCAGGTGCTCTTTGCGCCTCTGTACCTGTGGCTCTGGTGTATTCTTTTTTTGTGGAGCATTATGTGGCCGGAATGACCGGTGCCCTCAAGGAGTGA
- a CDS encoding amino acid ABC transporter permease codes for MFEAVQRNLPFLLAGFLTNLQLAACALVGGIFLGILVGLGRISRKPWVYRPVTLYVNVLRNIPLILVIFWFYFVMPILVGKTLHPFVSAAVSFIVFEATYFGEIFRAGFQSISRDLVSAAYSTGLTYWQTARYILVPIAFRRMLPSMITQSIITFQDTSLAYVIGLQEMVRRTTIVDSMEVRSIELYSFVAVMFFAVCFVGSRISRYYEEKGRRANLL; via the coding sequence ATGTTCGAGGCAGTCCAGCGCAATCTTCCGTTTCTATTGGCGGGTTTTCTCACCAACCTGCAACTTGCCGCGTGCGCTTTGGTGGGAGGAATCTTTCTGGGCATACTGGTGGGCCTGGGAAGGATCTCAAGAAAGCCATGGGTGTACAGACCTGTCACCCTCTATGTGAATGTGCTTCGCAACATCCCCTTGATCTTGGTCATCTTCTGGTTTTATTTCGTCATGCCCATCTTGGTGGGCAAGACGCTGCACCCCTTTGTCTCGGCAGCGGTTTCCTTCATTGTGTTCGAGGCCACATATTTCGGGGAGATCTTCAGGGCCGGATTCCAGTCCATAAGCCGGGATCTGGTCAGTGCGGCCTATTCCACGGGCCTTACCTATTGGCAGACCGCAAGATACATCCTGGTGCCCATAGCCTTCAGGAGGATGCTCCCCAGCATGATAACCCAAAGCATAATAACCTTTCAGGACACAAGCCTGGCATATGTGATAGGGTTGCAGGAGATGGTAAGGCGCACCACCATAGTGGACAGTATGGAGGTTCGATCCATAGAGCTTTACAGTTTTGTGGCAGTGATGTTCTTCGCTGTCTGTTTTGTGGGATCCAGGATAAGTCGTTATTACGAAGAGAAGGGAAGAAGGGCAAACCTCCTATGA
- a CDS encoding D-cysteine desulfhydrase: MNLARFPRRRYTLGWTPIQRLERLTEALGGSTIYFKRDDMLGLLAAGGNKVRKLEFVVADALEKGADTLVTCGAVQSNHCRLTLAAARKEGLQCHLVLEERVPGSFKPQGSGNHFLYQLLGADSIRVVPGGSDMKAEMESTCMELRGKGLKPYIIPGGASNGLGALGYVACAEEILAQAFQEGLKIDRVVCASGSAGTQAGLLVGFWGNQSGIPVVGINVSRPKQVQEEIVWELAKETALLAGCRGEIPRQEVLCFGEYVGAGYSIPTKEMVEAVELVARTEGILLDPVYTGKAMAGLVDLVRKGFFSKKENVLFVHTGGSPALFAYMEAFRAAQS, from the coding sequence ATGAATCTGGCTAGGTTTCCAAGAAGGAGGTACACGCTGGGCTGGACGCCCATCCAAAGGCTGGAGAGGCTCACAGAGGCCCTGGGGGGCAGCACCATATACTTCAAGAGAGATGATATGCTGGGGCTATTGGCTGCAGGGGGCAACAAGGTTCGCAAGCTGGAGTTCGTGGTGGCAGATGCCCTGGAAAAAGGCGCCGACACCCTGGTCACCTGCGGTGCGGTGCAGTCCAACCACTGCAGGCTGACCCTGGCTGCGGCCAGAAAAGAAGGGCTTCAATGCCACCTGGTCTTGGAGGAGAGGGTCCCTGGCAGCTTCAAGCCTCAGGGAAGCGGCAACCACTTCCTGTACCAACTCCTGGGGGCGGACTCCATCCGGGTCGTGCCAGGGGGCTCTGACATGAAGGCCGAGATGGAGTCCACTTGCATGGAACTTCGGGGCAAGGGGCTGAAACCCTACATCATTCCAGGGGGTGCTTCCAATGGGCTGGGTGCCCTGGGCTATGTGGCATGCGCCGAGGAAATCCTGGCTCAGGCCTTTCAGGAAGGGCTCAAGATAGACAGGGTGGTCTGCGCCAGCGGCAGCGCCGGTACCCAGGCAGGGCTCCTGGTGGGGTTTTGGGGCAACCAAAGCGGGATCCCGGTGGTGGGCATAAACGTGAGCAGGCCCAAGCAGGTGCAGGAGGAGATCGTCTGGGAGTTGGCCAAGGAGACGGCTCTGCTGGCTGGATGTCGTGGAGAGATCCCCAGGCAAGAGGTGCTCTGTTTCGGGGAGTATGTGGGTGCAGGTTACTCCATTCCCACAAAAGAGATGGTGGAGGCCGTTGAGCTGGTGGCTCGCACCGAGGGAATACTGCTGGATCCTGTGTACACGGGCAAGGCCATGGCTGGGCTTGTGGATCTGGTGCGGAAAGGTTTTTTCTCCAAGAAGGAAAACGTGCTTTTCGTGCACACAGGGGGCTCCCCAGCACTTTTTGCTTACATGGAGGCTTTCAGGGCTGCTCAGTCTTGA
- a CDS encoding amino acid ABC transporter ATP-binding protein produces the protein MIEIKNLSKRYGKLQVLTDINETIQRGQTVVICGPSGSGKSTLLRCINGLEPFQQGEVIVDGISVGDPKTNLYKLRQKIGMVFQRFELYPHMNVLKNITLAPMKVKHIPRKQAEEKAMELLRRVGIPEKAHEYPANLSGGQQQRVAIARALAMEPEYMMFDEPTSALDPEMIQEVLEVMMDLAKEGMTMLVVTHEMGFAREVADEIIFMDAGRIVERGTGEEFFRNPKHQRTKEFLSQILK, from the coding sequence ATGATAGAAATTAAGAACTTAAGCAAGCGTTATGGAAAACTGCAGGTCTTGACGGATATAAACGAGACCATCCAGCGGGGCCAGACAGTGGTGATTTGCGGTCCCAGCGGCTCAGGCAAAAGCACCCTTCTGCGTTGCATAAACGGACTGGAGCCCTTCCAACAGGGGGAAGTCATAGTGGACGGGATCTCTGTGGGGGATCCCAAAACCAACCTGTATAAACTGAGGCAGAAAATCGGGATGGTTTTTCAGCGTTTCGAGCTGTATCCTCACATGAACGTTCTCAAGAACATCACCTTGGCTCCCATGAAAGTAAAGCACATTCCCAGGAAACAGGCCGAGGAAAAGGCCATGGAGTTGTTGAGAAGGGTTGGTATACCAGAGAAGGCCCATGAGTACCCGGCCAATCTCTCGGGAGGACAGCAACAGAGGGTGGCCATAGCCAGGGCCCTGGCCATGGAGCCAGAGTACATGATGTTCGACGAGCCCACCTCTGCCTTGGACCCAGAGATGATCCAGGAGGTCCTGGAGGTCATGATGGATCTGGCCAAGGAGGGAATGACCATGCTGGTGGTCACCCACGAAATGGGCTTTGCCAGGGAGGTGGCCGACGAGATCATCTTCATGGATGCAGGTAGGATAGTGGAAAGGGGTACAGGAGAGGAATTCTTCAGGAACCCCAAGCATCAGAGAACCAAGGAATTCTTGAGCCAGATATTGAAATAG
- a CDS encoding amino acid racemase → MAEKTIGVLGGMGPEATLDFYAKLIRLTPAKTDQEHLRVIIDSNPKVPDRTSAIVHGGESPVPLLLKSAEALKRAGADFIVIPCVSAHFFLGELVSRSPLPIVSILDATVAEIKSSFAGACIVGLMATTGTIRGGLFQARLEQAGLRTLVPDDRSQEQIMYAIYSVKESQALEKRKEGKVLAREAALELARRGAQLIVAGCTELPLVLEPGELPVPLVDPLVALARAAIREAGLEPL, encoded by the coding sequence ATGGCAGAAAAGACCATAGGTGTTCTGGGAGGCATGGGGCCAGAGGCCACGCTGGATTTCTATGCAAAGCTCATCAGACTCACCCCTGCCAAAACAGACCAGGAGCATCTGAGGGTCATCATCGATTCCAACCCCAAGGTGCCGGATCGCACCAGCGCCATTGTGCATGGAGGGGAATCCCCGGTGCCCCTCCTTCTAAAGAGTGCCGAGGCCCTCAAGAGAGCCGGAGCTGACTTCATAGTGATTCCTTGCGTGTCGGCCCACTTCTTTCTGGGAGAACTGGTTTCCCGCAGTCCTCTTCCCATTGTGTCCATCTTGGATGCCACGGTGGCAGAGATAAAAAGTTCCTTTGCCGGGGCTTGCATTGTGGGGCTCATGGCAACAACGGGCACCATTCGAGGAGGCCTGTTCCAAGCCAGGCTGGAACAGGCGGGGCTCAGGACTCTGGTGCCGGATGACCGCAGCCAGGAGCAGATCATGTATGCAATATATTCGGTCAAGGAATCTCAGGCCTTAGAAAAAAGAAAGGAAGGCAAGGTCTTGGCCAGGGAGGCGGCCTTGGAATTGGCCAGGCGAGGGGCCCAGCTCATAGTGGCTGGTTGCACGGAACTCCCGCTGGTTTTGGAGCCAGGGGAGCTGCCGGTTCCATTGGTGGATCCACTGGTGGCACTGGCCAGGGCCGCCATACGTGAGGCCGGCCTGGAGCCTTTGTGA
- the ilvD gene encoding dihydroxy-acid dehydratase, with the protein MTWRSRSILSRPEWSMHRALYKSMGYTDYDLDRPLIGVANSWNRVVPGHYNLRLVSEYVQQGIRQAGGTPVEFGVIGACDGIAQGHLGMHYILPTRDLIANDIEMMVQAHRLDAVVLLGSCDKIVPGMLMAAARLDLPAILVVGGPMEGGCMFDNRASDTTSLTEGLGMLKAGKISLETYLELEDCAAPTCGSCSFFGTANSMCCVAEAMGMCLPGSSTIPATRAQRLRSAQEAGRQIMELLQQGITARKIINRKGIENAVRLSSAVGGSTNVALHIPAIAYEAELDFDMDTFDELCRSTPHLARINPAAPANTPDFHAAGGVPAVMKEILGLLNADALTVTGKSVAENVANARILDPQVIRPISEPWSSEGGLAVLRGNLAPRTAITKPAAIAPQMHRFTGTARCFDSEEEANAAILEGKVQEGVVVVIRYEGPKGGPGMREMYTAMKLLYGRGLALKTALVTDGRFSGTNNGCFVGHISPEAAEGGPLALVRDGDLITIDIAARSLHLHVEDEELEKRRSQWKRPRAKFTSGYLALYSRLAESADRGAIIRHRFQDES; encoded by the coding sequence ATGACTTGGAGAAGTCGCTCTATTCTTTCAAGGCCGGAGTGGTCCATGCACAGGGCCCTTTACAAGAGCATGGGGTACACAGACTACGATCTGGACAGGCCCCTCATAGGGGTGGCCAATTCCTGGAATCGGGTGGTTCCTGGCCATTACAACCTGAGGCTGGTCTCAGAATACGTGCAACAGGGGATACGCCAGGCAGGGGGCACACCCGTAGAATTCGGTGTCATAGGGGCCTGTGATGGCATAGCCCAGGGTCACCTGGGCATGCACTACATCTTGCCCACCAGGGACCTCATAGCCAATGACATAGAGATGATGGTACAGGCCCACAGGCTGGACGCTGTTGTCTTGTTGGGTTCTTGTGACAAGATAGTGCCTGGCATGCTCATGGCAGCAGCCAGGCTGGACCTTCCGGCCATATTGGTGGTGGGGGGCCCCATGGAAGGGGGATGCATGTTTGACAACAGAGCCTCTGATACCACATCTCTTACCGAAGGTCTGGGTATGCTCAAGGCCGGCAAGATAAGCCTTGAGACGTACCTGGAGCTGGAAGACTGTGCAGCCCCCACATGCGGCTCCTGTTCTTTCTTTGGAACAGCCAACAGCATGTGCTGTGTGGCCGAGGCCATGGGCATGTGCCTTCCCGGAAGCTCAACCATTCCGGCCACTAGGGCCCAGAGACTCAGAAGTGCTCAGGAGGCCGGAAGGCAGATCATGGAGCTTCTCCAACAGGGAATAACAGCCAGAAAGATCATAAACAGAAAAGGCATAGAGAATGCGGTAAGGCTCAGCTCCGCGGTGGGAGGGTCCACCAATGTGGCCCTTCATATTCCTGCCATTGCATATGAGGCGGAGCTGGATTTTGATATGGACACCTTTGATGAGCTTTGCCGCAGCACACCCCACCTGGCCCGAATCAACCCGGCTGCCCCTGCCAACACCCCTGACTTCCACGCTGCGGGGGGAGTCCCGGCGGTGATGAAGGAGATTTTGGGGCTGCTCAATGCAGATGCTCTAACGGTCACCGGAAAGAGCGTGGCCGAAAATGTGGCCAATGCCAGAATCCTGGACCCTCAGGTGATCAGACCCATTTCAGAGCCCTGGAGCAGCGAGGGAGGACTGGCGGTGCTGAGGGGGAATCTGGCTCCCCGCACGGCCATCACAAAACCGGCTGCCATTGCGCCACAGATGCATCGCTTCACAGGTACAGCGAGGTGCTTTGACTCAGAAGAAGAGGCCAATGCTGCCATACTTGAGGGGAAGGTACAGGAGGGCGTGGTGGTGGTCATAAGGTACGAGGGCCCCAAGGGCGGGCCCGGCATGAGAGAGATGTACACGGCCATGAAGCTGCTCTACGGCCGAGGGCTGGCCCTCAAGACAGCCTTGGTGACAGACGGCAGATTCTCAGGGACCAACAACGGCTGTTTTGTGGGGCATATTTCCCCAGAGGCTGCAGAAGGCGGTCCTTTGGCTCTGGTCAGGGATGGAGACTTGATAACCATCGACATTGCGGCACGAAGCCTGCATCTGCATGTAGAGGATGAAGAATTAGAAAAAAGGCGTTCCCAGTGGAAAAGGCCCAGAGCAAAGTTCACAAGCGGGTACCTGGCCCTTTATTCCAGGCTGGCGGAGTCAGCGGACAGGGGAGCCATCATAAGACATCGCTTCCAGGATGAATCCTAA
- the ugpC gene encoding sn-glycerol-3-phosphate ABC transporter ATP-binding protein UgpC, which yields MAEVRLESVCKKFEDVVAVKDFDLFIQDKEFVVLVGPSGCGKTTTLRMIAGLEEITSGRIFIGERLVNRVPARDRNIAMVFQNYALYPHMSVYENMAFGLEMRKTPKEEIRRRVQEAAEILGIGELLHRKPKQLSGGQRQRVALGRAIVRKPQVFLFDEPLSNLDAKLRVQTRLELKKLHSRLSTTAVYVTHDQVEAMTMGDRIVVMKDGLIQQVGTPLELYNFPANTFVAGFLGSPSMNFFQAAVKRQGDSVCLCKGSVRIDLPQNKLAALDGYREDEIIVGIRPEDLRPVQEHVAGRTIRSVVEVVEPIGNETYVDVDAEGVSLIAGVGRNVQVRPGEALVLMPSLERLHLFHIRSEKALA from the coding sequence ATGGCCGAGGTCAGGCTCGAGAGTGTTTGCAAGAAATTTGAGGATGTGGTGGCCGTGAAAGATTTCGACCTTTTCATCCAGGACAAGGAGTTTGTTGTCTTGGTGGGCCCAAGTGGCTGCGGGAAGACCACAACCCTGAGGATGATTGCCGGGCTGGAGGAAATAACCAGCGGCAGGATATTCATAGGCGAGAGGTTGGTGAACCGAGTTCCCGCCAGGGATCGCAACATCGCCATGGTCTTTCAGAACTACGCCCTTTATCCGCACATGAGCGTTTATGAGAACATGGCCTTCGGTCTGGAGATGAGAAAAACCCCCAAGGAGGAGATCCGCAGGAGAGTCCAGGAGGCAGCGGAAATACTTGGAATAGGAGAATTGCTCCATAGAAAGCCCAAACAGCTCTCAGGAGGGCAAAGGCAAAGGGTGGCCCTGGGAAGGGCCATAGTGAGAAAGCCCCAGGTCTTTCTCTTTGATGAGCCCCTGTCCAACCTGGATGCCAAGTTGAGGGTTCAGACCAGACTTGAACTCAAGAAGCTGCACAGCCGGCTTTCCACCACGGCCGTGTACGTGACTCACGATCAGGTAGAAGCCATGACCATGGGGGACCGGATAGTGGTGATGAAGGACGGGCTCATCCAGCAGGTTGGGACTCCCCTGGAGCTTTATAACTTTCCGGCCAATACCTTTGTGGCCGGTTTCCTGGGCAGCCCTTCCATGAATTTTTTTCAGGCTGCAGTGAAAAGGCAGGGGGACTCGGTATGTTTGTGCAAGGGTTCTGTTCGTATAGATCTGCCTCAGAACAAGCTTGCAGCCCTGGATGGTTACAGGGAGGATGAGATCATAGTCGGGATCCGGCCTGAGGATCTGAGGCCTGTGCAGGAGCACGTGGCCGGCAGAACAATTCGCTCGGTGGTGGAAGTGGTGGAGCCCATAGGGAACGAGACCTATGTGGACGTGGATGCCGAAGGGGTATCTTTGATTGCCGGTGTGGGACGAAATGTGCAGGTAAGGCCTGGAGAGGCTCTCGTGCTCATGCCCTCTTTGGAGAGACTACACCTTTTCCACATCCGAAGCGAAAAGGCCCTCGCTTAA
- a CDS encoding amino acid ABC transporter permease, translating to MLAYKFDWSVLWRQPYGEWLLGGIWLTLQLGFLAWIIALVLGIFLGTIRVSPWPWLRFLGTLYVEVFRNVPFLVQLFFWFYAGPMLFGREIQFKINAISGLNYYVAVIGLGLYTASRVAEHVRAGFASIGQGQYQAVLSTGMTHLQMYRYVIIPYALRVIIPPLTTEFLTIFKNSSVAMTIGVAETTFVSYKIDNETFHGLEATTGAMAVYLVLGFAVVKLMGFIENRFRIPGLVSR from the coding sequence ATGCTGGCTTACAAGTTTGACTGGAGTGTACTTTGGAGACAGCCTTATGGGGAGTGGCTCCTCGGGGGGATATGGCTTACTTTGCAGCTTGGTTTTTTGGCCTGGATCATAGCCCTGGTACTGGGAATCTTCCTTGGTACAATTAGGGTGTCTCCATGGCCTTGGCTCAGATTCTTGGGGACCCTCTATGTGGAAGTGTTTCGCAACGTGCCTTTTCTGGTACAGTTGTTTTTCTGGTTCTATGCTGGCCCCATGCTATTTGGTAGGGAAATCCAGTTTAAGATCAATGCCATTTCGGGGCTCAATTACTATGTGGCAGTCATAGGCCTGGGACTTTACACAGCCTCTCGGGTGGCCGAGCATGTGAGAGCTGGTTTCGCCTCCATCGGCCAGGGCCAGTACCAGGCCGTGCTTTCCACAGGTATGACCCATCTTCAAATGTACAGATACGTCATAATACCTTATGCCCTGAGGGTCATAATCCCTCCTCTGACCACCGAGTTCCTCACCATCTTCAAGAATTCTTCGGTAGCCATGACCATAGGGGTGGCCGAGACCACCTTTGTCAGTTACAAGATAGACAACGAGACCTTCCACGGGCTAGAGGCCACCACCGGAGCCATGGCGGTTTATCTGGTGCTGGGATTTGCCGTGGTTAAGCTCATGGGATTCATAGAGAACAGATTTCGCATTCCAGGTCTTGTGAGCAGATAG